One Chroococcidiopsis sp. TS-821 genomic window carries:
- a CDS encoding ATP-dependent Clp protease proteolytic subunit, translated as MESPIKAVQAPYYGDNFYRTPPPDLPSLLLKERIVYLGMPLVPAVTELLIAELLYLQSEDPEKPIRIYINSTGTSGYSGELVGFETEAFAIYDTMKYIKPPIHTICIGMAMGMSAMLLSAGTKGCRASLPHATIVLHQPKSYAQGQATDIQIRAKEVLANKAAMLDILASTTGQPREKIEKDMDRLFYISPQQAVEYGLIDRVLTKEDLASPQLPAGVI; from the coding sequence ATGGAATCACCCATCAAGGCTGTTCAAGCGCCCTACTACGGCGATAACTTCTACCGTACACCGCCACCCGACTTACCTTCTCTACTACTGAAGGAACGAATCGTTTACTTAGGGATGCCGTTAGTTCCTGCAGTGACAGAATTACTCATTGCCGAACTACTATACCTCCAATCAGAAGATCCCGAAAAGCCGATTCGAATTTATATCAACTCTACCGGTACTTCAGGTTACAGTGGCGAACTTGTTGGTTTTGAAACCGAAGCTTTTGCAATCTACGACACGATGAAGTACATCAAGCCTCCGATCCATACGATTTGTATTGGGATGGCAATGGGAATGTCTGCGATGTTACTCAGTGCGGGAACAAAAGGCTGTCGTGCTAGCTTACCTCATGCAACCATCGTCTTGCATCAACCAAAGAGCTATGCTCAAGGTCAAGCTACTGATATTCAAATTCGCGCCAAAGAAGTGCTAGCAAATAAAGCTGCAATGCTCGATATCCTAGCAAGCACCACTGGTCAACCCCGTGAAAAGATTGAAAAGGATATGGATCGGTTGTTCTACATATCTCCGCAGCAAGCTGTAGAGTATGGTTTGATCGACCGCGTGTTGACGAAAGAAGACCTCGCGAGTCCGCAACTACCCGCAGGAGTTATTTAG
- a CDS encoding ATP-dependent Clp protease proteolytic subunit translates to MPIGVPKVPYRMPGEPYTQWIDIYNRLYRERIIFLGREVDDEIANQIIAVMLYLDSEDPGKDIYLYINSPGGMVTSGMAIYDTMQHIKSDVVTICVGLAASMGSFLLAAGTKGKRLALPHSRIMIHQPSGGTRGQATDIEIEAREILRIRHQLNQIYAENTGQPIEKIEKDMDRDFFMSAEEAKQYGLIDKVIEERP, encoded by the coding sequence ATGCCAATTGGCGTTCCTAAAGTCCCCTATCGGATGCCTGGGGAACCTTATACACAATGGATAGACATCTACAATCGCCTTTACCGCGAACGTATTATTTTTCTGGGTAGAGAGGTTGATGACGAAATTGCTAACCAAATCATCGCGGTGATGTTGTATCTAGATTCCGAAGATCCAGGCAAGGATATTTACCTTTACATTAACTCGCCTGGTGGGATGGTAACATCGGGTATGGCAATCTATGACACGATGCAGCACATCAAATCAGATGTCGTGACAATTTGCGTCGGTTTAGCCGCCTCGATGGGATCTTTCTTGCTAGCAGCTGGAACTAAAGGGAAACGACTTGCATTACCGCATTCGCGCATCATGATTCACCAACCTTCGGGTGGAACTCGCGGACAAGCAACCGATATTGAAATTGAAGCGCGGGAAATTCTCCGCATTCGTCACCAGTTAAATCAGATTTATGCTGAGAATACTGGTCAGCCGATCGAAAAAATCGAAAAAGACATGGATCGTGACTTTTTCATGTCCGCTGAAGAAGCGAAGCAATACGGTTTGATTGATAAAGTGATTGAAGAAAGACCGTAG